In a single window of the Nodularia spumigena CCY9414 genome:
- a CDS encoding LCP family protein: MTSQRTSAKQNQLAKALKSKKKNFYNTKSGRWLLFWLGMSGIAMVSATAGALLAVSLTSTPLQQAELSPQEEAVFDSDRISGGGLRFSELTRPVNLLVMGMSVLPSDINNPPSEIQNLGYEPQVNSFDGLADVMILIKFDPATNKIAMLSIPRDTRTEVIGYGVKKLNAANVDGGPALTAQSISNLLGDVAIDRYIRINVLGVGKLIDALGGVKVHVPKDLKYQDDSQHLYINLKAGEQHLDGDQALQLLRFRHDELGDIGRVQRQQMVIRALIDQTLNPVTVAQLPNILNVVKDNIDTNLTIEELLALAGFGVRTNRANMHMFMLPGRFSQQDEYIASYWIPNRTGISRMMSQHFGVELTRELREVNSRSLRVYIQDSTGSDRSELIPLVRNLQASGYGKIQISKPWHETLAVTKIIAQQGDGENAELIRNTLGFGEVLLESTGIIDSDVTIQLGQDWIQQKSFFEPTY, from the coding sequence GTGACCAGTCAAAGAACTTCGGCGAAACAAAACCAATTAGCTAAAGCCCTCAAATCGAAAAAGAAAAATTTCTACAACACTAAGTCTGGACGTTGGCTATTGTTCTGGCTGGGTATGAGTGGAATTGCAATGGTGTCAGCAACAGCAGGGGCGCTGTTAGCCGTTTCTTTGACCAGTACCCCATTGCAGCAAGCAGAGTTAAGTCCCCAAGAAGAGGCGGTTTTTGATAGCGATCGCATCTCTGGGGGTGGGTTACGATTCTCAGAATTAACTCGCCCCGTTAATCTCTTGGTTATGGGGATGAGCGTACTCCCATCTGATATTAACAATCCTCCCTCGGAAATTCAGAATCTTGGCTATGAACCCCAGGTAAACTCTTTTGATGGGCTGGCTGATGTCATGATTTTAATCAAATTTGATCCAGCCACAAACAAAATAGCCATGCTCTCAATTCCCAGAGACACTCGTACAGAAGTCATTGGCTATGGAGTCAAAAAACTGAATGCGGCTAATGTTGATGGGGGGCCAGCTTTAACTGCTCAAAGCATCAGTAATCTCCTGGGTGATGTCGCAATTGATCGCTATATCAGGATTAATGTTCTGGGTGTTGGTAAACTGATTGATGCTTTGGGTGGGGTGAAAGTACACGTTCCCAAAGATCTAAAATACCAAGATGATTCCCAACACCTATATATCAATTTAAAGGCAGGTGAACAGCATCTCGACGGCGATCAGGCTTTACAACTATTACGCTTTCGCCATGATGAACTTGGAGATATTGGTCGGGTACAACGTCAACAAATGGTCATCCGAGCGTTGATAGATCAAACTCTTAACCCTGTAACAGTAGCCCAATTACCCAACATTCTCAATGTAGTTAAAGACAATATTGATACTAACTTAACAATTGAAGAATTATTAGCTCTAGCAGGTTTTGGCGTGCGAACAAACCGTGCCAATATGCATATGTTCATGTTACCAGGTCGCTTTAGCCAACAAGATGAATATATTGCTAGCTATTGGATACCAAACAGAACTGGTATTTCTAGAATGATGTCTCAACACTTTGGTGTGGAATTAACTCGTGAACTGAGAGAGGTAAATTCCCGGTCTTTGCGAGTATACATTCAAGATAGTACAGGTAGCGATCGCTCTGAACTAATTCCTTTGGTCAGAAATTTACAAGCATCTGGATATGGCAAAATCCAGATATCTAAACCTTGGCATGAAACTTTAGCCGTAACTAAAATCATCGCCCAGCAAGGAGACGGTGAAAATGCCGAGTTAATTCGCAATACTTTAGGATTTGGGGAAGTGCTACTCGAAAGCACTGGGATTATTGATTCTGATGTTACTATCCAACTAGGTCAGGATTGGATACAACAAAAAAGTTTCTTTGAACCGACTTATTAA
- a CDS encoding carbon-nitrogen hydrolase family protein translates to MKSYLAAAIQMTSVSNLHKNLVQAEELIDLAVLRGAELVGLPENFSFMGEEKDKLAQAEEIYRESAQFLKKMAQRYQVTILGGSFPVPVENTGKVYNTTILIDPSGEELSRYYKVHLFDVNVPDGNTYRESSTVVAGQELPSVYFSENLGNIGLSVCYDVRFPELYRHLSDKGAEVMFVPAAFTAFTGKDHWQVLLQARAIENTAYVIAPAQTGNNYDRRHTHGHAVIIDPWGVILADAGEQPGIAIAEIKPSRLEQVRRQMPSLEHRVF, encoded by the coding sequence ATGAAGTCTTATTTAGCCGCCGCTATTCAAATGACCAGTGTATCCAATTTACACAAAAACTTAGTCCAGGCAGAAGAATTAATTGATCTGGCTGTGCTTCGAGGTGCTGAATTAGTTGGGTTACCAGAAAACTTTTCTTTTATGGGAGAAGAGAAAGACAAACTGGCACAAGCAGAGGAAATTTACCGTGAATCTGCCCAATTTCTCAAAAAAATGGCGCAGCGCTATCAAGTTACCATTTTGGGCGGTAGTTTTCCAGTTCCTGTAGAGAATACAGGCAAGGTTTATAATACTACAATTCTGATTGACCCCAGTGGTGAAGAACTCTCCCGCTACTATAAAGTACACTTATTTGATGTTAACGTCCCCGACGGCAACACTTATCGAGAATCTAGCACAGTTGTAGCTGGTCAGGAACTCCCTTCAGTGTATTTCTCAGAAAACCTCGGTAATATCGGGCTTTCTGTTTGCTATGATGTCCGCTTTCCGGAATTGTATCGACATCTGTCAGATAAAGGAGCTGAGGTGATGTTTGTCCCGGCTGCTTTCACCGCCTTCACTGGCAAAGACCACTGGCAAGTATTATTACAAGCAAGAGCTATTGAAAATACTGCCTACGTAATTGCACCTGCTCAAACTGGCAATAACTACGACCGTCGCCATACTCACGGACACGCGGTGATTATAGATCCTTGGGGTGTTATTTTAGCTGATGCTGGTGAACAACCGGGAATTGCGATCGCCGAAATCAAACCCTCTCGTTTGGAACAAGTCCGCCGTCAAATGCCTTCTCTAGAACATCGAGTATTCTAA
- a CDS encoding tetratricopeptide repeat protein, producing the protein MDWITLLRSLQFDFIKRLTSGFLLHCEIEGQYSELTIISGERLKTLREFCWLMAEKYKRTSPVRDVFINNLKGKLGEEVVKERLADLITEVDYETKFGGDGNIDFTLNSDSKIGVEVKSRHGSIDKVRWSVSSQEVAKNAVVVCVLIQEEVNEAQPEYHLFLAGFLPTQMIKLRTGKISFGINQLLYGGGLCCYLEQLQSSTNYQYLPPNSSPNHPDFSRSAEKSMGNLTPQPPSIQGKGENLKPLSLQERGFSDPVKSQKVNHVEYGGQDLNIFYINQGDECFDKGEYQTAINHYNQALQIKNDGDSYYKRGLSSYQLGDYAAARADFSQAIQLNFNDGKAYNKRGLAHYQLGNYQEAIEDYSQAIRINPHVAVAYKNRAEARSLMGDNQGAIEDYTQAIKINPHYADAYKNQGIARYFIEYHQGFSQAIKVNPQDAIAYKNRGNARADLEDYQGAIADYTQAIQINPNYVDAYYNRGNARYDLGDYERAIEDYSQTIKINANYANAYYNRGNVYSELGDKQLAIDDFRKAADIYRREGKLEALKDARERVSDLEITESLDILNF; encoded by the coding sequence ATGGACTGGATTACACTACTGCGATCGCTACAATTTGATTTTATTAAAAGGTTAACATCCGGGTTTTTACTTCATTGTGAAATAGAAGGTCAATATAGTGAATTAACTATCATATCTGGAGAAAGATTAAAGACATTACGAGAATTTTGCTGGCTGATGGCGGAAAAATATAAGCGGACTTCGCCAGTGCGTGACGTTTTTATTAACAATCTTAAAGGTAAACTCGGTGAAGAAGTTGTCAAAGAACGTTTAGCTGATTTGATTACCGAAGTCGATTATGAGACAAAATTCGGCGGCGATGGTAATATTGATTTTACCTTGAATTCTGACTCCAAAATTGGCGTTGAGGTGAAGTCTCGTCATGGGAGTATCGATAAAGTTAGATGGTCAGTTAGTTCTCAAGAAGTTGCCAAAAATGCAGTTGTAGTTTGCGTTTTAATTCAAGAAGAAGTCAACGAAGCACAACCGGAATATCACCTGTTTTTAGCTGGTTTTTTGCCGACGCAAATGATTAAGTTAAGAACTGGTAAAATCTCCTTCGGCATCAATCAATTATTATATGGAGGTGGTTTATGCTGCTATTTAGAACAGTTACAAAGTTCTACTAATTATCAATATTTACCCCCTAATTCATCCCCAAATCATCCTGATTTTTCACGCTCTGCTGAAAAATCGATGGGAAACCTGACCCCCCAACCCCCTTCCATACAAGGGAAGGGGGAGAATTTAAAGCCTCTGTCCTTGCAGGAGAGAGGTTTTTCAGATCCTGTGAAAAGTCAGAAAGTTAATCATGTAGAATATGGCGGTCAAGATTTAAATATATTTTATATAAACCAGGGTGATGAATGTTTTGACAAAGGTGAATATCAAACGGCAATTAATCACTATAATCAAGCCTTACAAATAAAAAATGATGGTGATAGTTATTATAAACGAGGTTTAAGTTCCTATCAATTAGGAGATTACGCAGCAGCAAGGGCAGATTTTTCTCAAGCAATACAGTTGAATTTTAATGATGGTAAAGCATATAATAAAAGAGGTTTAGCCCATTATCAACTAGGAAATTATCAAGAAGCAATAGAAGATTATAGTCAAGCAATCAGAATTAATCCTCATGTTGCCGTTGCTTATAAAAATCGTGCTGAAGCTCGTTCTCTCATGGGAGATAATCAGGGAGCAATAGAAGATTACACTCAGGCAATCAAAATTAATCCTCATTATGCGGATGCTTATAAAAACCAGGGAATTGCCCGTTATTTTATAGAATATCACCAGGGATTTTCTCAAGCAATTAAGGTTAATCCCCAGGATGCAATTGCTTACAAAAATCGTGGTAATGCTCGTGCTGATTTAGAAGATTATCAAGGTGCAATTGCAGATTATACCCAGGCTATACAGATTAATCCTAATTATGTAGATGCTTATTATAACCGTGGTAATGCTCGTTATGATCTAGGAGATTACGAGAGAGCAATTGAGGATTATAGCCAGACAATTAAGATTAATGCTAATTATGCTAACGCCTATTATAACCGTGGTAATGTTTATTCTGAGTTAGGAGATAAACAGCTAGCAATTGATGACTTTCGTAAAGCAGCAGATATTTATCGCCGAGAAGGTAAACTAGAAGCGCTGAAAGATGCTCGCGAAAGAGTTTCAGATTTAGAAATCACCGAATCATTAGATATTTTAAACTTCTAA
- a CDS encoding carotenoid oxygenase family protein gives MATTTQPLTHKTWAGAIIAQPATEFPLTPLPILSGQLPEGLRGTLYRNGPGRLERGGIPVGHWFDGDGAILAVNFTDNGVTAVYRYVQTAGYQEEAAAGKLLYGNYGMTAPGPVWNQWLKPVKNAANTSVLPLPNKLLALWEGGNPHSLDLQTLETRGLDDLDGLSQGLAYSAHPKVDDQTGEIFNFGISPGMNATLNVYKSDFSGKIIQKAEVKLQGVPLIHDFVLAGQYLIFFIPAVRLNLLPILAGISSYSDALQWKPKLGTQILVFDRETLTLVNRGETEPWFQWHFANGYVDDSGDVVVDFARYRDFQTNQYLREVATGKTYTPAKSTLTRVHLQPQTAKVTSIQQLSDRSCEFPNVPKPNVGKASRYTYMSSFREGTDISQEILNTFGRFDHQTETFTEANLPENCYPSEPLPVQSWVLTVVYDGNSHNSEVWVFESDRLDAEPVCRLGLPSVIPHSFHGNFM, from the coding sequence ATGGCAACAACTACTCAACCATTAACTCATAAAACCTGGGCAGGTGCGATTATCGCTCAACCTGCAACAGAATTTCCCCTCACCCCCTTACCCATTCTCTCTGGTCAACTCCCTGAAGGCTTACGTGGTACACTCTACCGCAATGGACCAGGACGCTTAGAACGTGGTGGAATACCTGTCGGACACTGGTTTGATGGTGACGGCGCAATTTTGGCAGTTAATTTTACCGATAATGGTGTTACCGCAGTTTATCGTTATGTGCAGACTGCTGGCTATCAAGAAGAAGCCGCAGCCGGCAAACTGCTTTACGGTAATTATGGCATGACTGCACCCGGACCAGTTTGGAATCAATGGCTCAAACCAGTGAAGAATGCTGCTAATACTTCAGTCCTTCCATTACCTAACAAGCTTCTAGCACTTTGGGAAGGTGGAAATCCCCATTCTCTTGACCTCCAGACCTTAGAAACACGGGGTTTGGACGATTTAGATGGTCTGAGTCAGGGATTAGCCTATTCTGCTCATCCGAAAGTGGATGACCAAACTGGAGAAATTTTTAACTTTGGTATCAGTCCGGGAATGAATGCCACTTTGAATGTTTATAAAAGTGACTTTAGTGGTAAGATAATTCAAAAAGCTGAAGTTAAACTACAAGGTGTGCCATTAATTCACGATTTTGTTCTCGCAGGACAATATCTGATATTTTTCATTCCGGCGGTGCGCTTAAATCTTTTACCTATCCTTGCAGGTATCAGCAGCTACAGTGATGCTCTCCAGTGGAAACCAAAACTGGGAACTCAAATTTTGGTATTCGACCGTGAAACCTTAACTTTGGTGAATCGTGGAGAAACTGAACCTTGGTTTCAATGGCATTTTGCCAATGGTTATGTAGATGATAGTGGTGATGTGGTGGTAGATTTCGCCCGTTATCGAGATTTTCAAACAAATCAATATCTGCGGGAAGTAGCTACAGGAAAAACTTACACCCCAGCTAAAAGTACCCTGACGCGAGTTCATCTGCAACCCCAAACTGCTAAAGTGACATCGATTCAGCAACTATCCGATAGAAGTTGTGAATTTCCGAATGTACCCAAGCCAAATGTAGGGAAAGCTTCGCGTTATACCTATATGTCGTCATTCCGAGAAGGTACAGATATTAGTCAAGAAATATTAAATACCTTTGGACGGTTCGATCATCAGACTGAAACATTCACTGAAGCTAATTTACCAGAAAATTGCTATCCTTCCGAACCTTTACCTGTACAAAGTTGGGTTTTGACAGTGGTTTATGATGGTAATTCTCATAATAGCGAAGTTTGGGTATTTGAGAGCGATCGCCTCGATGCAGAACCGGTTTGCAGATTAGGATTACCCAGTGTTATCCCTCACAGTTTTCACGGTAACTTTATGTGA